In Crassostrea angulata isolate pt1a10 chromosome 6, ASM2561291v2, whole genome shotgun sequence, a genomic segment contains:
- the LOC128186504 gene encoding craniofacial development protein 2-like: MTSSQENHQRTTRLRSYLLRPNRNINIAAWNVRTMFETSRSAQIAKEMKQYDISILGISEARWTGSGKITCNSETIIYSGKDQDHQSGVAIMMSKETSKTLIEWYPVNDRILYARFDSKHIKLSVIQCYSPTNDANDDEKDTFYNQLQSVLHRTPKHDMVIVMGDLNAKVGKDNTGKEACMGAHGIGQLNENGERLLDFCEINGLVVCNTIFAHKDIHKYTWVSPDKRTKNQIDYIMINKRWRRSVIDARTYRGADINSDHILLRAKIQLKLKATRKVQGRRKFAVNKLKQLEVKEAFKLELRNRFSALETMNDENNIDGKWDNIKDCFTSAATDTLGYRKSVKEEWITSDTWTLISERSDLKY, from the coding sequence ATGACGTCTAGTCAGGAAAATCATCAGAGAACTACTAGACTGAGAAGCTACCTTCTGAGACCAAACCGCAACATCAACATAGCAGCATGGAACGTGCGGACTATGTTTGAAACTAGCAGATCAGCACAGATCGCCAAAGAGATGAAGCAATATGATATCAGCATTCTTGGCATAAGTGAAGCACGTTGGACAGGCTCTGGAAAAATAACTTGTAATAGTGAGACCATCATCTACTCAGGCAAGGATCAAGATCACCAGAGTGGCGTAGCAATAATGATGAGTAAAGAAACATCAAAGACACTGATAGAATGGTACCCTGTGAACGACAGAATACTGTACGCTAGGTTCGATTCCAAACACATCAAGCTCAGTGTGATTCAGTGTTACTCGCCAACCAACGATGCTAATGATGATGAAAAGGACACTTTCTACAATCAACTTCAGAGCGTGCTACATCGAACACCGAAACACGATATGGTGATAGTTATGGGAGACCTAAATGCTAAAGTGGGAAAGGATAACACCGGCAAGGAGGCATGTATGGGAGCACATGGCATTggacaattaaatgaaaatggaGAACGTCTACTAGACTTCTGCGAGATAAATGGACTAGTGGTCTGCAACACAATCTTTGCACACAAGGACATTCACAAGTACACATGGGTTTCACCAGATAAGAGAACAAAGAACCAAATAGACTACATCATGATCAATAAGAGGTGGAGGAGATCAGTTATAGATGCTCGGACGTACAGAGGTGCAGATATTAACAGCGATCACATACTCTTACGTGCCAAAATACAACTTAAGTTAAAGGCAACGAGGAAAGTGCAAGGACGTAGGAAGTTTGCAGTGAATAAACTTAAACAGCTAGAGGTAAAGGAAGCCTTTAAACTGGAACTGAGGAACAGATTCTCTGCACTAGAGACCATGAATGATGAAAACAACATAGACGGAAAGTGGGATAATATCAAGGACTGTTTTACTTCCGCTGCAACTGACACATTGGGATATAGGAAAAGTGTGAAAGAAGAATGGATAACATCAGATACATGGACTCTAATATCAGAGAGATCAGATCTAAAATATTAG